The Candidatus Omnitrophota bacterium genome contains a region encoding:
- a CDS encoding 6-hydroxymethylpterin diphosphokinase MptE-like protein, with protein MTPDSPTFNANRLAASRFHPHLLPFLEEQEPEKASAPPIGDEYDAIPLDENPLPRSNRYAIVFGLGEGKWIKDFFRQNQNSCRRLLIDEPDAALFANTMRRADFSILFSDPRVHWSVGPQADSVSERMKNDATEIGAWGVSLWINRSAAALFPQFYRQRQELVHRLAAMAKQNAALQIDRGFIIQHNILRNLPWMLRSCSLELFENRFRISPANVIGAGPSLDKNIDSLRQASPGVLLIATDTALYPLLKRNIQPHFIVSCDPLTLNARHFENVPSLDGAILAFLPEVNFRILEKYPHHPHLLCLHDGESKTLRRLARFLPPGNRFQRRMNAGYCAFSLARYCGCSPIILAGMDLAVSPQGFSHAMETGNVSKVEIDPSGKSASLSGNVEILQTPVEEVEGYYGGTAITFNHFAQTILKLEQEIAQMPTPVIDATEGGAKKRGAIRMSLKDALLQYPGAEDISQHLHSLLSAPLSSQNADPMPELAALQCGVVEALRQIRSGKIRLSQWMENHRQGEMSSESIRIGLQTFFSRWNDLLFSPGLDEAVDIGLSRWRFETQRFEWPQRMEDPANAASSCQILQQWLEGLQKDLEFFAQLYALALSSKTAIHPKNGS; from the coding sequence TTGACGCCTGATTCGCCCACATTCAACGCCAATCGGCTCGCCGCCAGCCGATTCCATCCCCATCTTCTCCCCTTCTTAGAGGAGCAGGAGCCGGAGAAGGCGTCTGCGCCTCCCATCGGCGACGAATACGATGCGATTCCATTGGACGAGAATCCGCTCCCCCGTTCCAATCGCTATGCCATCGTATTCGGATTGGGCGAGGGAAAATGGATCAAGGATTTTTTTCGGCAAAACCAAAATTCTTGCCGCCGGCTTTTGATCGACGAGCCGGACGCCGCACTCTTTGCGAATACGATGCGCCGCGCCGATTTCTCGATTCTTTTTAGCGATCCCCGCGTCCATTGGTCGGTCGGCCCTCAGGCCGACAGCGTAAGCGAACGCATGAAGAACGACGCGACGGAAATCGGCGCCTGGGGCGTCTCTCTTTGGATCAACCGCTCCGCCGCCGCCCTCTTTCCGCAATTTTATCGGCAGCGCCAAGAACTCGTCCACCGCTTGGCGGCCATGGCGAAACAAAACGCCGCCCTTCAGATCGACCGGGGATTCATCATCCAACATAACATCCTGCGCAATTTGCCTTGGATGCTGCGCTCCTGCTCCCTCGAACTTTTCGAGAATCGATTTCGAATTTCTCCCGCCAACGTCATCGGCGCCGGGCCGTCATTGGATAAGAACATCGACTCCCTGCGCCAAGCATCCCCAGGCGTATTATTAATTGCAACGGATACCGCACTCTATCCATTATTGAAGCGCAACATTCAACCCCATTTCATCGTATCCTGCGACCCTTTGACGTTGAATGCGCGCCATTTCGAGAATGTTCCCTCTTTAGACGGCGCCATCCTGGCGTTTTTGCCTGAAGTCAATTTCCGTATCTTGGAGAAATATCCCCATCATCCCCATCTACTTTGCCTGCATGACGGGGAATCGAAAACCTTGCGCCGCCTTGCCCGGTTCCTGCCCCCCGGAAACCGATTCCAGAGGCGCATGAATGCGGGATATTGCGCCTTCTCGCTCGCTCGATATTGCGGATGCTCGCCGATTATTCTGGCGGGAATGGATTTAGCCGTCTCTCCGCAAGGCTTCTCTCACGCTATGGAAACGGGAAACGTCTCGAAAGTGGAGATCGATCCCAGCGGGAAATCCGCTAGCTTATCGGGAAATGTGGAAATCCTACAAACGCCCGTGGAAGAAGTGGAAGGATATTACGGCGGAACGGCAATCACTTTCAATCATTTCGCCCAAACGATCCTGAAACTGGAACAAGAGATCGCCCAAATGCCAACGCCCGTCATTGATGCTACCGAAGGAGGCGCAAAAAAACGCGGCGCTATTCGCATGTCGTTGAAAGACGCGCTGCTCCAATATCCCGGAGCAGAAGACATTTCCCAACATCTTCATTCCTTATTATCGGCGCCGCTATCTTCGCAAAACGCCGATCCAATGCCTGAACTCGCCGCCCTGCAATGCGGAGTCGTTGAGGCGCTTCGGCAAATTCGATCGGGAAAAATTCGCCTGTCTCAATGGATGGAAAATCATCGGCAAGGGGAAATGAGCTCCGAGTCGATTCGCATCGGCCTCCAAACCTTTTTTTCGCGTTGGAACGATCTGCTCTTCTCGCCTGGCTTGGACGAGGCGGTGGATATCGGCCTTTCCCGCTGGCGCTTTGAAACGCAGCGCTTCGAATGGCCGCAGAGAATGGAGGATCCGGCGAATGCGGCCTCCTCTTGTCAAATTCTCCAACAATGGCTGGAGGGACTGCAAAAAGATTTAGAATTCTTCGCTCAACTATACGCCTTGGCCCTCTCTTCAAAAACCGCCATTCATCCTAAAAACGGCAGTTAG
- a CDS encoding alpha/beta fold hydrolase: MPLNIFPVTIKDITPAIHGLLSRPGHEIRTTPTLVYFHGLNGSRNQIFQDRYLEFAEAIRDLGVNLFSVDLRGHGERRENKERPAIENLMKIITHKEKNPFYGAMEDIKKIFDFLVDRKIAHPAKMAVAGLAWGGMHALYALRQERRLRCCIALLPVCKITSLVEFKGLEKHPLIQQFEPLNFLEKLAPKPLLIVTGEKDTRADPHFAAQLYEKLHPEYAVAEAEENLAYAMMLGAGHAYDSRLTQWTVEWLEKYLLAEEKGPMFE, translated from the coding sequence ATGCCGCTGAATATCTTTCCTGTTACGATCAAGGACATAACGCCTGCGATTCACGGCCTGCTTTCACGGCCCGGCCACGAGATACGGACGACGCCGACCCTGGTTTACTTTCATGGCTTGAATGGATCCCGCAATCAGATTTTTCAAGATCGGTACCTCGAGTTCGCCGAGGCGATCCGGGATCTCGGAGTCAATCTTTTTTCCGTTGATTTGCGCGGCCATGGAGAAAGGCGGGAAAACAAAGAACGCCCCGCCATCGAGAACCTCATGAAGATCATCACGCATAAGGAGAAAAATCCCTTCTACGGCGCGATGGAAGATATCAAAAAGATTTTCGATTTTCTCGTAGACCGGAAAATCGCTCACCCCGCCAAGATGGCGGTGGCGGGATTGGCCTGGGGAGGGATGCATGCTTTGTACGCCTTGAGACAGGAAAGGCGTCTGCGATGCTGCATCGCTCTCTTGCCCGTCTGCAAAATCACAAGTCTGGTGGAATTCAAAGGCTTGGAAAAACATCCGCTGATCCAACAATTCGAACCGCTGAATTTTCTGGAAAAATTGGCGCCGAAGCCGTTGCTGATCGTAACGGGAGAGAAAGATACTCGCGCCGACCCCCATTTCGCGGCGCAGCTCTACGAGAAACTGCATCCCGAATACGCCGTAGCCGAGGCGGAAGAGAATCTGGCCTACGCCATGATGCTTGGAGCTGGCCACGCCTACGATTCGCGTCTGACCCAATGGACGGTGGAGTGGCTGGAAAAATACCTGTTGGCGGAAGAGAAAGGGCCGATGTTCGAGTGA
- a CDS encoding sigma-54 dependent transcriptional regulator → MAIRTDDDSHIEPHILVVDDDAGQRGLIQSFLSSQGFDIVTASSGEQALDILDAQSISMVVSDVRMPGVSGLETLRRAREKHPILPVLLVTAYADIRDAVGAMRDGAVNYLEKPIDLDELLSTVRQAVGMEQGAAPRFPDDLKLPENIIAFSPAMRDVFREAALAAPSDTRILIHGESGSGKEVVADMIHAWSARASGPLIKVNCAAIPETLLESELFGHEKGAFTGAVNQRIGRFEEANGGTILLDEIGEMPLSLQAKLLRVTQDGTFQRIGSNAERKTNARILSASNKNLEKEAEEKRFREDLFYRLNVMEIYVPPLRERRADILPLANRFAEEFSKGKPRLSASVTACLELYDWPGNVRELRNAMERTSLMARGGLILPEHLPKRIQAAGRKTSEEGGGESRGNRMEEIERIAILQTLRDRNFNRTETARALGISRRALIYKLRRFKEQGHVIEPE, encoded by the coding sequence ATGGCCATTCGCACAGACGATGATTCACATATAGAGCCGCACATTCTCGTCGTCGACGACGATGCGGGACAACGCGGCCTAATCCAATCTTTCCTTTCCAGCCAGGGATTTGATATCGTAACGGCTTCTTCGGGGGAACAAGCCCTGGACATTCTCGATGCGCAAAGTATTAGTATGGTCGTATCGGATGTGCGGATGCCGGGCGTATCCGGTCTGGAAACGCTGCGCCGGGCGCGGGAGAAGCATCCCATTCTTCCCGTGCTGCTGGTGACGGCGTACGCGGATATCCGAGACGCCGTCGGCGCCATGCGCGACGGCGCCGTCAATTACCTCGAAAAGCCGATCGACCTCGACGAACTGTTGTCAACGGTGCGTCAGGCGGTAGGCATGGAACAAGGCGCCGCGCCGAGGTTTCCCGATGACCTGAAATTGCCGGAAAACATCATTGCGTTTAGCCCCGCCATGCGGGACGTATTCCGTGAAGCGGCGCTGGCGGCGCCGTCCGACACGCGCATCTTGATTCATGGCGAAAGCGGATCGGGCAAGGAAGTCGTAGCGGATATGATTCACGCCTGGAGCGCACGCGCTTCGGGGCCGCTTATCAAGGTCAACTGCGCCGCCATTCCCGAAACGCTGCTGGAAAGCGAACTATTCGGCCACGAGAAGGGCGCCTTCACCGGCGCCGTCAATCAACGGATAGGACGTTTCGAAGAAGCGAACGGCGGGACGATCCTACTGGACGAGATTGGAGAAATGCCGCTCTCGCTGCAAGCGAAACTGCTGCGCGTAACGCAGGATGGAACGTTCCAGCGCATTGGATCGAACGCCGAGAGAAAAACCAATGCGCGCATTCTTTCCGCCTCCAACAAGAATCTGGAAAAAGAAGCGGAGGAAAAACGATTCCGCGAGGATTTGTTCTACCGGCTCAACGTGATGGAAATCTACGTCCCGCCGCTGCGCGAACGCCGGGCGGACATCCTTCCTCTCGCCAACCGTTTCGCGGAGGAATTTTCCAAAGGCAAGCCGCGCTTGTCCGCTTCCGTAACCGCTTGCCTGGAACTTTACGATTGGCCCGGCAACGTACGGGAACTGCGCAATGCGATGGAGCGGACGTCTCTGATGGCGAGAGGCGGATTGATTCTGCCCGAACATCTGCCCAAACGAATTCAGGCGGCGGGCCGGAAGACAAGCGAAGAGGGCGGCGGCGAATCCCGGGGAAACCGGATGGAAGAGATCGAGCGCATCGCCATTCTGCAAACGCTGCGCGATCGCAATTTCAACCGCACGGAAACCGCCCGCGCCTTAGGCATCAGCCGCCGAGCCTTGATCTACAAACTGCGGCGGTTCAAGGAGCAAGGACATGTTATCGAACCCGAATGA
- a CDS encoding DUF2283 domain-containing protein, whose protein sequence is MAHKVKLWFDAEADYLEVQFEEGAGYMKETDHDAVMERVDGQGNIIGFSIMGVSRFKKQNPLEADLSVA, encoded by the coding sequence ATGGCCCATAAAGTGAAACTCTGGTTTGACGCCGAAGCCGATTATCTCGAAGTGCAATTTGAAGAGGGCGCCGGTTATATGAAGGAAACCGATCATGACGCCGTGATGGAGCGCGTGGATGGGCAGGGAAATATCATCGGCTTCAGCATCATGGGAGTGAGCCGCTTTAAGAAGCAGAATCCGCTGGAGGCCGACTTGTCGGTGGCATGA
- a CDS encoding DUF2283 domain-containing protein — MRISYDQEVDALYIRLLEGDHQCQCVRLTEEISINLAADETLVGIEILDARRIVGQGNLPSVELENAPIRAALR; from the coding sequence ATGCGAATTTCTTACGATCAAGAAGTGGACGCTCTCTATATCCGCTTGTTGGAGGGAGACCATCAATGCCAATGCGTACGGCTTACGGAAGAGATTAGTATAAATCTTGCCGCAGACGAAACATTGGTGGGAATCGAAATCCTGGACGCTCGCCGAATCGTGGGACAAGGGAATCTGCCTAGCGTAGAGCTGGAAAACGCGCCGATAAGAGCTGCGCTAAGATAA
- a CDS encoding rhomboid family intramembrane serine protease, with amino-acid sequence MTSEMVYHCPECQIELSSLNHEGNLFWFCPQCGGGAVNMSVLRKRLEKGTVNYFWKKALNGEGTEKRSCPACGQKMLEVDSSSRSELPLLDVCVPCQFVWFDAGEYEKFPLMPWRPLQSHKLPKDAAIAFGKVCAEHLKEIDQRSFWESDDGPSSSMKSAISLLLGLPVKMEEDARITVPWFTWGLLAAIAIASVLAFQNFNSSLQHFALYPNQARRMAGLTFLTSFFLHSGIVHLLGNLYFFNMLGPDVEDFLGKSRYLLFLLFAILAGGMEHVLFDPHPDIPCIGASGGISGIMVFYALKFHDRKFGFVFRYPLTFNWIWLKFPACIVFLPWIGYQLILAQWHIAGVSNASALAQLGGAAAGLIGWMLWKDLDKKKQFVNSLTKQY; translated from the coding sequence ATGACCTCGGAGATGGTTTATCATTGTCCAGAATGCCAAATTGAACTCTCTTCGTTGAATCATGAAGGCAATCTCTTTTGGTTTTGTCCTCAATGCGGCGGCGGCGCCGTCAATATGTCGGTTTTACGCAAGCGATTGGAGAAAGGAACCGTCAATTATTTTTGGAAAAAAGCGCTGAATGGCGAAGGTACCGAGAAGCGCTCCTGTCCCGCTTGCGGGCAAAAAATGCTGGAAGTGGATTCATCCTCCCGTTCCGAACTTCCCCTTCTTGACGTATGCGTTCCCTGCCAATTCGTTTGGTTCGACGCTGGCGAATACGAAAAATTTCCACTGATGCCTTGGCGTCCTCTCCAAAGCCATAAACTCCCCAAAGACGCAGCGATTGCTTTCGGCAAAGTTTGCGCCGAACATCTCAAGGAAATCGACCAACGCTCTTTCTGGGAAAGCGACGATGGACCTTCCTCAAGCATGAAAAGCGCCATAAGCCTGCTTTTGGGGTTGCCGGTTAAGATGGAGGAGGATGCGAGAATAACCGTTCCCTGGTTTACCTGGGGCCTCCTCGCCGCCATCGCCATAGCCAGCGTACTGGCTTTTCAAAATTTCAATTCATCCCTTCAACATTTTGCTCTTTATCCCAATCAAGCGCGGCGCATGGCGGGTCTAACGTTTCTGACCAGTTTTTTTCTCCATAGCGGAATCGTCCACTTGCTGGGCAATCTATATTTTTTCAACATGCTAGGCCCGGATGTTGAAGATTTCTTGGGGAAATCCCGTTACCTCCTATTTTTGCTTTTTGCGATCCTCGCGGGAGGCATGGAGCACGTCCTCTTCGATCCTCATCCGGATATTCCTTGCATCGGCGCCAGCGGGGGCATATCCGGGATTATGGTTTTTTACGCTTTGAAATTCCATGACCGGAAATTCGGATTCGTTTTCCGCTATCCATTAACCTTTAACTGGATTTGGTTAAAATTTCCCGCCTGCATAGTATTTCTTCCGTGGATCGGCTATCAATTGATACTCGCCCAATGGCATATCGCCGGCGTCAGCAACGCATCCGCTTTGGCTCAGCTCGGCGGCGCGGCGGCAGGTTTGATCGGCTGGATGCTTTGGAAAGATTTGGATAAGAAGAAACAATTCGTTAATTCTCTCACAAAACAGTATTAA
- a CDS encoding sodium/solute symporter (Members of the Solute:Sodium Symporter (SSS), TC 2.A.21 as described in tcdb.org, catalyze solute:Na+ symport. Known solutes for members of the family include sugars, amino acids, nucleosides, inositols, vitamins, urea or anions, depending on the system.) — MEMEALKGLDYLVMIVYLVGTVGFGIYLGKNIKTGKDFFLAGRKLPWWAVGMSMVVTDIGAIDVVGIAGMAYSYGIVMGNFDWIGCIPVMLIAGFLFIPYFWRSEVYTIPEFLGKRYNKAVRTAAALVWGVFLACNLGIMLNATAKMMEVMLDWPMVFSIIATAVAVGVYTYAGGLTAVVYTDVIQCIVMFVGCALTLFIGLYKAGGIYSFVEQIHNLGDQYKNHFELILPADTKAPCPWSGILLGLGFVLAPAYWIGNQAIVQRCLGARSEFEAKASFMWGAILKTFIPFIMVVPGILALAHNPNIPDADQALPILIRDVLPVGVLGIFFAAFLAALMSSVDSCLNSAATLITKDVYEQYIRPNASDRHYLIVGRLITVFAIVFAVCFAIWVQRESIYAMIQTLLSIFQGPSLAIILLGVLWWRTTGTGAFIGLVGGIAFSCSLTLINNYASQPIFQIQEPFLYIAWWSFVFALILTAVVSLLTPPEPQEKLVGLVHRYVMRNDYAKSN; from the coding sequence ATGGAAATGGAAGCATTGAAGGGACTCGATTATCTCGTAATGATCGTCTATCTGGTGGGGACGGTCGGCTTTGGAATTTACCTGGGTAAAAATATTAAGACGGGAAAAGATTTTTTTCTTGCCGGGCGCAAACTGCCCTGGTGGGCTGTAGGCATGTCGATGGTGGTTACGGATATCGGCGCCATTGACGTCGTGGGCATCGCCGGAATGGCTTATTCCTACGGGATCGTTATGGGCAATTTTGACTGGATCGGCTGCATCCCAGTCATGCTGATTGCGGGCTTTCTTTTCATCCCCTATTTCTGGCGCTCCGAAGTCTATACCATTCCCGAATTTTTAGGCAAACGCTATAACAAAGCAGTGCGCACGGCGGCGGCGTTGGTATGGGGCGTATTCCTGGCCTGCAACTTGGGCATCATGCTTAATGCGACGGCGAAAATGATGGAAGTGATGCTGGATTGGCCGATGGTGTTTTCTATTATCGCCACCGCCGTTGCGGTCGGAGTTTATACTTACGCAGGCGGATTGACCGCCGTAGTCTATACTGACGTGATCCAGTGCATCGTCATGTTCGTTGGATGCGCTCTGACGCTCTTCATCGGTCTTTATAAAGCAGGCGGAATTTATTCCTTCGTAGAACAAATTCACAATCTCGGCGATCAATACAAGAACCATTTCGAACTCATTCTGCCCGCCGATACTAAGGCCCCATGCCCTTGGTCGGGCATTCTTCTCGGCCTCGGCTTCGTGCTGGCGCCCGCATACTGGATCGGCAACCAAGCCATTGTCCAACGCTGTCTGGGCGCGCGTTCGGAATTCGAAGCGAAGGCCTCTTTCATGTGGGGAGCGATTTTAAAAACGTTCATCCCCTTCATCATGGTGGTTCCCGGCATACTCGCCCTGGCGCACAATCCCAACATTCCCGACGCCGATCAAGCGCTTCCCATCCTCATCCGCGACGTATTGCCCGTCGGAGTATTGGGGATTTTCTTCGCGGCTTTTCTGGCGGCGCTCATGTCCAGCGTCGATTCGTGCCTAAACTCGGCGGCAACGCTCATCACCAAGGACGTATACGAGCAATACATCCGCCCCAACGCCTCCGATAGGCACTATCTGATCGTCGGACGCCTCATTACTGTCTTCGCCATCGTTTTCGCCGTCTGTTTTGCAATATGGGTGCAGCGGGAAAGCATCTACGCCATGATCCAAACCCTCTTGTCCATCTTCCAAGGGCCGAGTCTCGCCATCATCCTTTTGGGCGTCTTATGGTGGCGCACGACGGGAACGGGCGCTTTCATTGGCCTTGTCGGCGGCATCGCCTTCTCCTGCTCGCTTACGCTAATCAACAACTACGCTTCGCAACCGATATTCCAGATTCAGGAACCCTTCTTATACATCGCCTGGTGGTCGTTCGTATTCGCTTTAATCCTGACGGCGGTTGTCAGTCTGCTAACGCCGCCCGAACCGCAAGAAAAACTGGTTGGTTTGGTCCACCGCTACGTGATGAGGAATGATTATGCAAAATCTAATTGA
- a CDS encoding GntR family transcriptional regulator: MLHLREQINEGALKAGDPLPTREKLMKEHGLSLSTVTRAISELERQGWLVSRQGSGTFVVKRSADGDKETAEPNLVGLIMPVNYSSADGLVSEIVEEGIQKNINVMIMFSPEDEEAELNMARTMFDKEVRAMIWFPVQPKKHVSVASLFGKNKKPVIIGEKVSEYSNPSWYIVRRDYYGGAREAIEHFLQQGHVRIAYAGPKGGESDFGPIPERWNAYKDAMKRRDLWNPDALVINPAMFKEWHVNLTRLESIFRGSHPPTALAAYDDIIALEAARALKTLGLRIPDDIAIIGHGDFSYGRYSEPRLSTVSPCTSEYADAIIRVLCNELGLEMDSRYTNDEREIVISQRLLLRESTHSKNELMAAN; the protein is encoded by the coding sequence ATGCTACATCTTCGTGAACAAATAAACGAAGGCGCTTTAAAAGCCGGGGATCCGCTTCCTACGCGAGAGAAACTCATGAAAGAGCATGGGTTAAGCCTTAGCACCGTCACTAGAGCCATATCCGAATTGGAACGGCAAGGATGGCTGGTATCGCGTCAGGGCAGCGGCACGTTCGTCGTAAAGCGATCGGCCGATGGGGATAAGGAGACGGCTGAGCCGAATCTCGTTGGTTTGATCATGCCGGTGAATTATTCTTCGGCGGATGGATTGGTGTCGGAAATCGTGGAAGAAGGGATCCAGAAGAATATCAACGTCATGATCATGTTCTCGCCGGAAGACGAAGAAGCGGAATTGAATATGGCCCGGACGATGTTCGATAAAGAGGTCAGGGCGATGATCTGGTTCCCCGTTCAGCCTAAAAAGCACGTCAGCGTCGCCTCTTTGTTCGGGAAAAACAAAAAGCCCGTCATCATCGGCGAAAAAGTGTCCGAGTATTCCAATCCCTCCTGGTATATCGTCCGCAGGGATTATTATGGCGGCGCCCGTGAAGCGATCGAACATTTTCTACAACAAGGCCATGTTCGAATCGCCTATGCGGGACCGAAAGGCGGCGAATCCGATTTTGGACCGATTCCGGAACGGTGGAACGCCTATAAGGACGCTATGAAAAGACGAGATTTGTGGAATCCGGATGCGTTAGTAATCAATCCCGCGATGTTCAAAGAATGGCACGTCAATCTAACCCGGCTCGAGTCGATCTTTCGCGGCTCTCATCCTCCTACGGCCCTAGCGGCGTATGACGATATTATCGCGCTGGAAGCGGCGCGGGCATTGAAAACGCTGGGATTGCGCATACCTGACGACATAGCGATCATCGGCCATGGCGATTTCAGCTACGGGCGGTATTCCGAACCGCGGCTTTCCACCGTCTCGCCGTGCACGTCCGAGTATGCAGACGCCATCATCCGTGTATTGTGCAATGAGCTTGGCCTCGAAATGGATTCTCGGTATACGAATGATGAGAGGGAAATCGTTATTTCGCAACGTCTTTTGCTGCGCGAATCAACTCATTCCAAAAACGAGTTGATGGCGGCCAATTAA
- the prfB gene encoding peptide chain release factor 2 encodes MSKSLGGFFDIRGKRCEVERLELEMNAPGFWNNPQVAQEHGKQIKRLKELIEPYSRLKASCDDLALLIEMTEEEKEKGHDEEFQAELERFRGELNEFDLRCTLSGENDAANCFVNIHPGAGGTESCDWASMLMRMYLRYVERRGWKAQIVDFLEGEEAGIKNVTIHVKGENAYGYMRAETGIHRLVRISPFDANKRRHTSFTAVHVMPEFDDDITVELNEKDLRIDTYRSTGAGGQHVNTTDSAIRITHLPTGTVVTCQNERSQRQNRETAMKILYARLYEMMQEEQAEKIEEISGEKRDIAWGNQIRSYVFHPYNMIKDHRTGVERGDIQNVMDGDLDDYISAYLRASLAGKDLKVKSIGDAVEAD; translated from the coding sequence ATCTCGAAGAGCTTGGGAGGTTTCTTTGACATCCGGGGCAAACGCTGCGAAGTCGAGCGCCTGGAACTAGAAATGAACGCGCCGGGATTTTGGAACAATCCCCAGGTCGCCCAAGAACACGGCAAGCAAATCAAGCGCTTGAAAGAATTGATTGAACCCTATTCACGCTTGAAAGCCTCCTGCGATGACCTCGCCCTCCTGATCGAAATGACGGAGGAGGAGAAAGAAAAAGGTCACGACGAAGAATTTCAGGCGGAATTGGAACGTTTCCGCGGAGAGCTGAACGAATTCGATCTGCGTTGCACCCTCAGCGGCGAGAACGACGCCGCCAACTGCTTCGTCAACATTCATCCCGGCGCGGGAGGCACCGAATCCTGCGATTGGGCTTCCATGCTGATGCGCATGTACCTGCGCTATGTCGAACGGCGGGGTTGGAAAGCTCAGATCGTCGACTTTTTGGAAGGGGAAGAGGCGGGAATCAAAAACGTCACCATCCACGTTAAGGGCGAAAACGCCTACGGTTACATGCGGGCGGAAACCGGCATTCACCGCCTGGTGCGCATCTCCCCCTTCGACGCCAACAAGCGCCGCCATACCTCTTTCACGGCGGTTCACGTCATGCCGGAATTCGACGACGACATTACAGTCGAACTCAACGAGAAGGATTTGCGCATCGATACCTACCGCTCCACCGGCGCAGGGGGACAGCACGTCAACACCACCGATTCCGCCATCCGCATCACTCACTTGCCGACGGGAACCGTCGTCACTTGCCAGAACGAACGCTCCCAGCGCCAAAATCGGGAGACGGCGATGAAAATCCTCTATGCGCGCCTCTACGAAATGATGCAGGAGGAACAAGCCGAAAAAATCGAGGAAATCTCCGGCGAAAAACGGGATATCGCCTGGGGCAACCAGATCCGCTCGTATGTATTTCATCCCTATAATATGATCAAAGATCACCGCACCGGCGTGGAGCGCGGCGACATTCAAAACGTGATGGACGGCGACCTGGACGATTACATCTCCGCCTATCTGCGCGCTTCTCTAGCTGGCAAAGACCTGAAGGTGAAATCCATCGGCGACGCCGTCGAGGCGGACTGA
- the msrA gene encoding peptide-methionine (S)-S-oxide reductase MsrA — protein MEKAAFAAGCFWGVEATFRKVKGVAETAAGYMGGTTKNPTYRDVCTDRTGHAEAVYVEYDPAQVSYEELLKVFWANHNPTTLNRQGPDIGTQYRSAIFYYNDKQKQEAIVSKERLQNSHRYKRKIVTEIVPAQTFYRAEEYHQRYYEKHGGHCSI, from the coding sequence ATGGAAAAAGCCGCATTCGCCGCCGGTTGCTTTTGGGGCGTAGAAGCGACATTTCGCAAAGTGAAAGGCGTCGCAGAGACGGCGGCCGGTTATATGGGCGGAACCACGAAGAATCCCACGTATAGAGACGTTTGTACGGATCGAACGGGACACGCCGAAGCCGTTTATGTGGAATACGATCCCGCCCAAGTTTCTTATGAAGAACTTTTAAAAGTATTTTGGGCGAATCATAATCCTACGACATTGAACCGGCAGGGACCTGATATCGGAACCCAATATCGATCCGCGATTTTTTACTACAACGACAAACAAAAGCAAGAGGCGATCGTATCGAAAGAACGGCTGCAAAATTCCCATCGCTACAAAAGAAAAATCGTTACGGAGATTGTTCCGGCGCAGACGTTTTACCGAGCGGAAGAATACCATCAACGATACTATGAAAAGCATGGAGGGCATTGTAGCATCTAA